In Rhodothermus sp., one DNA window encodes the following:
- a CDS encoding CaiB/BaiF CoA-transferase family protein: MAGPLHALRVLDFTTLLPGPFATLLLADLGAEVVRIESPDRPDLMRLAPPYDDTGIAAGHAWVHRSKRSIALDLKHPAAANVVRRLVRHYDVVVEGFRPGVMQRLGLDYETLATEHPALIYCSITGYGQTGPYRARAGHDLNYQALSGLLSHSGRRESGPIPSGVPLADMAGGLFAALAILAAVVHRQRTGEGQYLDLALLDCAIAFNGLAVSGFLAAGHLPGYETEPLNGGSFYDCYRTRDGRYLAVAGLEPKFWEGFCEAIGRPELAPYGYNVWDTAVQQRLKKEIQQAIATRTLAEWQAIFAEQDVCVEPVLTLEEMTQHPQVQARALIVTVPRSDGPAQPQVGFPVRFSKTSPDYRHVGPPPGAHTRQVLQEAGFSDEELETLAAEGLFGADLPAID; encoded by the coding sequence GGACTTCACGACGCTACTACCCGGCCCCTTCGCAACGTTGCTGCTGGCCGACCTGGGGGCTGAAGTGGTGCGTATCGAATCACCCGACCGGCCTGATCTGATGCGCCTGGCGCCTCCTTACGACGATACCGGAATCGCGGCTGGCCATGCCTGGGTCCACCGTTCCAAACGATCAATAGCGCTCGACCTGAAGCATCCTGCGGCGGCCAACGTGGTCCGTCGGCTCGTGCGACACTACGACGTCGTGGTGGAGGGCTTTCGGCCAGGCGTCATGCAGCGGCTGGGCCTGGACTACGAAACGCTGGCCACCGAGCATCCAGCGCTGATTTATTGCTCCATTACCGGCTATGGCCAGACCGGGCCCTATCGCGCACGGGCCGGGCACGACCTGAACTATCAGGCACTTTCCGGACTGCTGAGCCACAGTGGCCGTCGGGAGAGTGGACCGATACCCTCCGGCGTGCCCCTGGCCGACATGGCCGGTGGATTGTTTGCGGCCCTGGCCATCCTGGCTGCTGTCGTACACCGCCAGCGCACCGGCGAAGGACAGTACCTGGATCTGGCGTTGCTCGACTGTGCCATCGCCTTCAATGGACTGGCCGTTAGTGGTTTCCTGGCCGCCGGCCATCTACCAGGTTACGAGACCGAACCCCTGAACGGGGGTAGCTTCTACGACTGCTATCGCACGCGCGATGGCCGCTACCTGGCGGTAGCCGGCCTGGAGCCCAAGTTCTGGGAAGGTTTCTGTGAAGCCATCGGTCGACCTGAACTGGCACCGTACGGCTACAACGTCTGGGATACAGCCGTCCAGCAACGACTCAAGAAGGAAATTCAGCAGGCGATCGCTACCCGAACCCTGGCCGAATGGCAGGCCATCTTCGCCGAACAGGACGTGTGTGTGGAGCCCGTGCTGACGCTGGAAGAAATGACGCAACATCCACAGGTGCAGGCGCGCGCGTTGATAGTCACGGTTCCACGATCAGACGGTCCAGCCCAGCCTCAGGTAGGCTTTCCTGTACGGTTCTCGAAGACCTCTCCCGACTACCGGCATGTGGGCCCTCCGCCAGGGGCTCACACCCGCCAGGTGTTGCAGGAAGCTGGATTCTCCGATGAAGAGCTTGAAACACTGGCTGCCGAAGGACTTTTCGGGGCTGATCTTCCTGCGATAGATTAA
- the gyrA gene encoding DNA gyrase subunit A — MEAEKPRIIPVNIEEEMKSSYIDYSMSVIVGRALPDVRDGLKPVHRRVLYGMYELGLTASAAYKKSARIVGEVLGKYHPHGDAAVYDTMVRMAQDFAMRYPLVDGQGNFGSIDGDSPAAMRYTEARLTHLAEEMLRDIDKDTVDFQDNFDGSLKEPVVLPAALPNLIVNGADGIAVGMATKIPPHNLGETVDALIAMIDHPEISVEELIKYLPAPDFPTGGIIYGYSGVKEAYTTGRGRIVIRARIHEEEIRPGRLALIITEIPYQVNKSSLIEKIAYLVRERRIDGITDIRDESDREGLRVVLELRKDAVPLVVQNQLYKYTPCQQTFGVNMVALVNGRPRTLTLRELMRHYLDHRHEVITRRTRFELRKAEERAHILEGLKIALDHLDLVINIIRYAADPDEARQRLMAGVLPERLTPEQRKRLGLPVEQQSHFTLTEAQANAILALRLSRLTGLERQKIEEEYRALLQEIERLRSILASEPLRWQIIREELLELKQKYADPRRTHIDYAGGADLAIEDLIEDEQVVVTLSHQGLIKRTPVHIYRQQGRGGIGMKASGMRADDYIEHLFACKNHDYLLFFTDHGRCYWLRVYDIPEGSRTSQGRSIRNLIQIAPDDRVRAVLNIRKEDFENPDFLHTHYVLMATRQGLVKKTALAAFSRPRADGIIAIAFARGDELIEATLTDGRTHVFLASSGGRVVRFDESDVRPMGRNTRGVRGITLEAGEQVIGMVAVPPEAAPYLLAISAHGYGKRTPLAEYPLHRRGGKGVWTIKITPRTGRLIAIKAVHDADDLMIITQNGLMIRLHVADISRMGRHTQGVRLIQLKPGDAIADVTRLVTEAQADEAVSEPAS; from the coding sequence ATGGAAGCAGAAAAACCTCGCATTATACCTGTCAATATTGAGGAGGAAATGAAATCCTCCTATATCGACTATTCCATGTCAGTCATCGTCGGCCGTGCGCTACCGGACGTACGCGATGGGCTCAAACCGGTTCATCGTCGGGTGCTGTACGGCATGTACGAGCTTGGGCTGACCGCCAGTGCGGCTTACAAGAAAAGCGCTCGTATTGTCGGGGAAGTGCTCGGCAAATACCATCCGCATGGCGATGCGGCTGTTTACGATACCATGGTACGGATGGCGCAGGATTTTGCCATGCGTTATCCGCTGGTTGACGGCCAGGGCAATTTTGGTTCGATCGATGGCGACAGTCCTGCCGCCATGCGCTATACGGAAGCGCGCCTGACGCACCTGGCGGAAGAAATGCTCCGGGATATTGACAAAGACACGGTCGACTTCCAGGATAACTTCGACGGCTCGCTGAAAGAACCCGTAGTTCTTCCCGCTGCCCTTCCGAACCTGATTGTCAATGGCGCCGACGGCATTGCGGTGGGGATGGCGACCAAGATTCCGCCCCATAACCTGGGCGAGACCGTCGATGCGCTCATTGCCATGATCGATCATCCTGAGATCTCGGTCGAAGAGTTGATCAAATATCTGCCGGCGCCCGATTTCCCCACCGGCGGCATCATTTACGGCTACAGTGGCGTAAAGGAAGCCTACACCACCGGGCGCGGTCGTATCGTGATCCGGGCCCGCATACATGAAGAAGAGATTCGGCCGGGCCGCCTGGCGCTGATCATTACGGAGATTCCCTATCAGGTCAACAAAAGTAGTCTGATTGAAAAAATTGCCTATCTGGTACGGGAACGCCGCATCGACGGCATCACGGATATCCGGGACGAAAGCGATAGGGAAGGTCTTCGCGTCGTGCTGGAACTCCGCAAAGATGCCGTGCCGCTGGTGGTACAAAACCAGCTCTACAAATATACCCCCTGCCAGCAGACCTTCGGCGTCAACATGGTGGCCCTGGTAAACGGACGCCCGCGCACGCTCACCCTTCGGGAGCTCATGCGCCACTATCTGGATCACCGACACGAAGTGATCACACGGCGTACCCGTTTCGAGCTACGTAAGGCCGAAGAGCGTGCCCACATCCTGGAAGGCCTCAAGATTGCGCTGGACCACCTTGACCTTGTCATCAACATTATTCGCTACGCTGCCGATCCGGACGAGGCACGCCAGCGACTCATGGCAGGCGTACTGCCGGAGCGACTCACGCCGGAACAGCGCAAGCGATTGGGCCTTCCTGTCGAACAGCAGTCCCATTTCACCCTTACCGAAGCCCAAGCGAACGCCATTCTGGCCCTTCGGCTGAGCCGATTGACCGGGCTTGAACGGCAGAAAATCGAAGAAGAATACCGGGCCCTGCTTCAGGAAATCGAACGGCTTCGAAGTATTCTGGCCAGCGAGCCCCTGCGCTGGCAGATCATCCGGGAAGAGCTGCTGGAACTGAAACAAAAGTATGCCGATCCGCGACGCACGCACATCGACTATGCAGGCGGTGCTGACCTTGCCATTGAAGATTTGATCGAAGACGAACAGGTCGTGGTGACCTTATCGCACCAGGGATTGATCAAGCGTACACCGGTCCATATCTACCGGCAGCAGGGCCGCGGGGGCATCGGGATGAAAGCCAGCGGCATGCGTGCAGATGACTATATCGAACATCTGTTCGCGTGCAAAAACCATGACTACTTGCTCTTTTTTACCGACCACGGCCGTTGCTACTGGCTACGCGTTTATGACATTCCTGAGGGTAGCCGTACCAGTCAGGGACGCTCCATTCGCAATCTGATCCAGATTGCCCCAGACGACCGCGTACGGGCTGTGCTGAACATCCGCAAAGAGGATTTTGAAAATCCAGACTTCCTGCACACGCACTATGTACTGATGGCCACGCGACAGGGACTGGTCAAAAAGACTGCGCTGGCTGCTTTTAGTCGGCCCCGTGCTGATGGCATCATTGCCATCGCATTTGCCCGTGGGGACGAGTTGATCGAAGCCACCCTGACCGACGGCCGCACCCATGTGTTCCTGGCTTCGTCAGGCGGACGCGTGGTGCGCTTTGACGAATCCGATGTGCGTCCTATGGGACGTAATACGCGCGGCGTACGTGGCATTACACTGGAAGCCGGCGAACAGGTCATCGGTATGGTAGCTGTCCCTCCAGAGGCCGCTCCCTACCTCCTCGCCATCAGTGCCCATGGCTATGGTAAGCGCACCCCGCTGGCAGAATATCCTCTCCATCGGCGAGGAGGCAAAGGCGTCTGGACCATAAAGATTACCCCCCGCACAGGCCGCCTGATCGCTATCAAAGCCGTACACGATGCGGACGATCTGATGATCATCACCCAGAATGGCCTGATGATTCGTCTGCACGTGGCCGATATCAGCCGCATGGGGCGCCATACACAGGGAGTCCGACTGATTCAGCTCAAGCCCGGCGATGCTATTGCCGACGTCACCCGCCTGGTTACCGAAGCACAGGCTGACGAAGCGGTATCCGAACCGGCCTCCTGA
- a CDS encoding SCP2 sterol-binding domain-containing protein — protein sequence MPKYNSIPEVLESYKERFLPDQAEGVEGVVQLNLTGEDGGEYYLVIKNKTLEIKEGKHENPTVTVTTSAENWLKINNGEANPMTLMMMGKLKVSGSLPMAMKFQSLFRMG from the coding sequence ATGCCCAAGTACAACAGCATTCCCGAAGTACTTGAATCCTACAAAGAGCGGTTCTTGCCCGACCAGGCCGAAGGTGTCGAGGGGGTCGTACAACTTAACCTGACCGGTGAAGATGGGGGCGAATATTACCTGGTGATCAAAAACAAGACGCTGGAGATCAAGGAAGGGAAACACGAAAACCCCACCGTCACGGTTACTACCTCGGCCGAGAACTGGCTGAAGATCAACAACGGCGAGGCCAACCCGATGACGCTGATGATGATGGGCAAGCTCAAGGTGAGCGGTTCATTGCCGATGGCCATGAAATTCCAATCGCTCTTTCGCATGGGATGA
- the lipA gene encoding lipoyl synthase, which yields MAEQHTESPRRRFLPGEIELKRVPKEPLFPNGDGGLFELPVIDPPPVANERGRRPAWLRAKLPYGPTYRRVLDIVETHRLHTVCQSARCPNMGECWTAGTATFMILGNVCTRSCGFCAVKTGRPDPVDWDEPRRVAEAVRLMGLRHAVVTSVDRDDLKDGGAALFAETIRQIRALNPGVTVEVLIPDFQGNWNALQLVLDERPDILNHNIETVPRLYRRVRPQARYERSLELLWRAKQAGLRTKSGIMVGLGETKEEVLAVMDDFVRIQLDIMTIGQYLQPTRMHLPVEEFVHPEVFRWYKEVGEAKGIGHVESGPLVRSSYHAERHV from the coding sequence ATGGCCGAGCAACACACTGAATCGCCCCGTCGTCGCTTTCTTCCGGGTGAAATTGAACTCAAGCGCGTCCCCAAAGAACCGCTTTTTCCAAACGGTGATGGAGGACTCTTCGAGCTACCGGTGATCGATCCACCGCCGGTGGCCAACGAGCGAGGGCGTCGGCCTGCGTGGCTGCGTGCCAAGCTGCCCTACGGTCCCACCTATCGGCGCGTGCTGGACATCGTCGAAACCCATCGGCTGCACACGGTCTGCCAGAGTGCCCGCTGCCCGAATATGGGCGAATGCTGGACAGCCGGTACGGCCACCTTTATGATTCTGGGAAACGTCTGCACGCGCTCGTGTGGCTTCTGTGCTGTCAAAACCGGCCGGCCAGATCCGGTAGACTGGGACGAGCCACGTCGCGTAGCCGAAGCCGTGCGGCTGATGGGCCTTCGACACGCCGTCGTCACCTCTGTCGACCGTGACGACCTGAAAGACGGTGGCGCGGCCCTGTTTGCCGAGACAATCCGCCAGATCCGAGCCCTCAACCCGGGCGTAACCGTCGAAGTACTGATCCCGGACTTTCAGGGCAACTGGAATGCGCTACAATTGGTGTTAGACGAACGCCCGGACATTCTCAACCATAATATTGAAACCGTTCCCCGTCTCTATCGCCGCGTACGTCCCCAGGCCCGCTATGAACGCTCCCTGGAACTACTCTGGCGTGCCAAACAGGCCGGTCTGCGTACAAAAAGCGGGATCATGGTTGGGCTGGGTGAGACCAAAGAAGAGGTACTGGCCGTGATGGACGACTTTGTGCGGATTCAGCTCGACATCATGACGATTGGCCAGTACCTGCAACCCACCCGAATGCACCTCCCCGTCGAGGAGTTTGTGCATCCCGAGGTCTTTCGGTGGTACAAAGAAGTGGGCGAAGCCAAGGGCATCGGTCACGTCGAAAGCGGACCGCTGGTGCGCTCTTCCTACCATGCTGAACGGCACGTCTGA
- a CDS encoding DUF2892 domain-containing protein: MKRNVGTIDRVVRIGIALVIGVLYLTGQLSGTAAVILGIVALIFLITGLVGSCPLYAVLGMSTCPRKASS; encoded by the coding sequence ATGAAACGGAATGTCGGGACCATCGATCGGGTGGTTCGTATCGGAATTGCCCTCGTTATTGGCGTGTTGTACCTCACCGGCCAGCTCAGCGGTACAGCCGCTGTCATTCTGGGCATTGTGGCCCTTATTTTTCTGATTACCGGACTGGTCGGGAGCTGTCCGCTATACGCGGTGCTGGGCATGTCCACCTGCCCACGCAAAGCCAGCAGTTAG
- a CDS encoding glycerophosphodiester phosphodiesterase, with amino-acid sequence MQKRSFDIQGHRGARGLRPENTWPAFARAMELGVTSLEMDVVIAGDGEVVVSHEPWFSATLCREPSGRPVRPFKRYNLYRMRYAEIVRFDCGSRRHPRFPHQELVPAPKPRLEEVLRRAEAYAAELGRSPVSYSIEIKSRPEWEGTYQPDPETFVRRVQAVVAACEVTARTTLLSFDVRVLQVARQLYPELAVSLLVERQDHRPLERQLERLGFVPDVYGPDYRLVTTDLVAAVHAHGMRLIPWTVNRIGDMRRLLRMGVDGLITDYPDRAGALLRA; translated from the coding sequence ATGCAAAAACGTTCGTTTGACATTCAAGGACATCGAGGGGCGCGGGGGTTGCGGCCGGAGAATACATGGCCGGCTTTTGCCCGGGCAATGGAACTGGGCGTCACGTCATTGGAGATGGATGTGGTGATTGCGGGCGATGGCGAGGTGGTTGTCTCACACGAGCCCTGGTTTTCGGCCACGTTGTGCCGGGAGCCCTCCGGGCGACCGGTACGGCCTTTTAAGCGCTATAACCTTTATCGCATGCGCTATGCTGAGATTGTCCGGTTTGATTGCGGGAGCCGTCGTCATCCGCGCTTTCCCCATCAGGAGCTGGTGCCGGCACCCAAGCCGCGTCTGGAGGAGGTGCTGCGCCGGGCCGAGGCCTATGCGGCGGAGCTGGGGCGGTCGCCGGTGAGTTACAGCATTGAAATCAAGTCGCGGCCGGAATGGGAAGGCACGTACCAGCCCGACCCGGAGACGTTTGTGCGACGGGTGCAGGCAGTCGTGGCCGCCTGTGAGGTGACAGCGCGCACCACGCTGCTTTCGTTCGATGTGCGCGTGCTCCAGGTAGCCCGGCAGTTGTACCCGGAACTGGCCGTATCGCTGTTGGTGGAACGCCAGGACCACCGGCCGCTGGAAAGGCAACTGGAACGCCTGGGGTTTGTCCCGGACGTATACGGCCCCGACTATCGGCTGGTCACTACGGACCTGGTAGCGGCGGTCCATGCCCACGGGATGCGCCTGATTCCCTGGACCGTCAACCGCATTGGCGACATGCGGCGGCTGTTACGTATGGGAGTCGACGGCTTGATTACAGACTATCCAGATCGGGCAGGAGCGCTGCTACGGGCGTAG
- the lat gene encoding L-lysine 6-transaminase, protein MEHVTMQQITPDMVRPILARHLLTDGLPIVLDMERSRGVHLYDQLTGRELIDFFGFFASSAVGMNHPKMLEDEDFKRRLMEAALNKVTNSDIYTVHMARFVQTFERVGIPDYLPYAFFIDGGALAVENALKAAFDWKVRKNFRKGYRREVGHRVLHFDQAFHGRSGYTLSLTNTFDPRKTQYFPKFDWPRVLNPKLKFPLTQENLERTIELEQLALRQAKQYFYEYKDDIACIIIEPIQAEGGDNHFRPEFLQALRELADENDALLIFDEVQTGVGITGAFWAHQALGVQPDIIAFGKKTQVCGILAGRRLDEVEDNVFHVSSRLNSTWGGNLVDMVRFDRILEIIEEDRLVENAARVGAYLLRRLEEMAETHPFMTNIRGRGLMCAFDLPSPAFRDAVQRRSLEEGVLILSCGERSIRFRPPLIITEAEVDEGLRRLQRALAYVARQQPAS, encoded by the coding sequence ATGGAGCATGTGACGATGCAGCAGATCACACCCGACATGGTGCGTCCCATCCTGGCCCGCCATCTGCTTACCGATGGGTTGCCGATAGTGCTTGACATGGAGCGGAGCCGGGGCGTGCATCTTTACGATCAGCTTACCGGGCGCGAATTGATCGACTTTTTTGGCTTCTTTGCGTCCAGTGCGGTTGGGATGAATCATCCCAAGATGCTGGAAGATGAAGATTTCAAAAGGCGTCTCATGGAGGCGGCCCTTAACAAGGTTACCAATTCGGATATCTATACCGTCCACATGGCCCGGTTTGTCCAGACCTTCGAACGGGTAGGCATTCCAGACTACTTACCTTATGCTTTCTTTATTGATGGCGGAGCGCTGGCTGTGGAAAATGCGCTCAAGGCGGCCTTCGACTGGAAGGTACGTAAGAACTTCCGGAAAGGCTACCGTCGGGAGGTGGGGCATCGGGTGTTGCACTTCGACCAGGCCTTTCATGGTCGCTCCGGCTATACGCTTTCGCTCACGAACACCTTCGATCCGCGTAAGACGCAGTATTTCCCGAAGTTCGATTGGCCGCGCGTTCTCAATCCGAAGCTAAAATTTCCGCTCACTCAGGAAAATCTGGAGCGCACGATTGAGCTGGAACAGCTGGCCCTTCGACAGGCCAAGCAGTACTTCTACGAGTACAAAGATGACATTGCCTGCATTATCATTGAGCCCATTCAGGCTGAGGGGGGCGACAACCACTTCCGGCCCGAGTTTCTGCAGGCGCTCCGAGAGCTGGCCGACGAAAATGATGCGCTTTTGATTTTCGACGAGGTGCAGACCGGCGTTGGAATTACCGGGGCATTCTGGGCGCATCAGGCGCTTGGGGTGCAACCCGATATCATTGCTTTTGGCAAGAAGACGCAGGTGTGCGGCATCCTCGCTGGTCGCCGGTTGGATGAGGTAGAGGACAACGTGTTCCATGTGTCGAGTCGACTGAATTCCACCTGGGGGGGCAATCTGGTTGATATGGTTCGGTTCGATCGGATCCTGGAGATCATTGAGGAAGATCGTCTGGTGGAGAATGCAGCGCGTGTGGGCGCCTATCTACTGCGTCGGTTGGAAGAGATGGCTGAAACCCATCCCTTTATGACGAACATACGTGGTCGGGGGCTTATGTGCGCATTTGATCTGCCGTCCCCGGCTTTTCGAGATGCTGTCCAGCGGCGCAGTCTGGAAGAAGGGGTATTGATTCTGAGCTGCGGAGAGCGCTCAATTCGTTTTCGCCCGCCGCTGATCATCACAGAAGCGGAGGTCGATGAAGGACTTCGGCGGTTGCAACGGGCGCTGGCCTATGTGGCCCGTCAGCAGCCCGCTTCCTGA